ATTCTATCCTTCAGAACCTTATTGATTCCGGTTATGAGGGTAAAATTGTACCGGTAAATCCCAGTGCTGATGAGATATTAGGACTAAAATGTTACAAAACATTAAAAGAACTTGGCACCTCTATTGATTTAAGCATTATTGTTGTCCCGAGCAAAGCGGTTAAATCCGCTCTTGAAGAGTCGCAAGTTGCAGGTGCTAAATCGGTATGTGTAATAACAGCTGGTTTTAAGGAAATTGGACCTGAAGGAGCCCAGTTAGAAAAAGAAATTGCCCAATTTTGCAAACAAAACCGGATGCGACTTTTAGGTCCGAATTGTTTAGGGATTATTAACACCGAGAATAAAATGAATGCATCATTTGCGAAGCAAATGCCTCGTCCTGGTTCTATCTCCGTAATTTCTCAATCGGGTGCATTGTGTACAGCCATTCTGGATTGGTCTGTTGGCAGAGGTGTTGGCTTAGCAAAACTAATTAGTATCGGCAATAAAGCAGACATCTCCGAAATTGATTTGCTCCAAATGTTAGGTGAAGATGAACAAACAAAAGTTATTGCGTGCTACCTTGAAAACATTGTACGTGGTGAGGAATTTATAAAAATAGCCGAGCAAGTTGCATCAATAAAACCTGTAGTTATTTTGAAAGTAGGGACAACACAGGCAGGTAGTCGTGCCGCTTCCTCTCACACGGGTAGTCTTGCCGGTGAAGATATTGCTTATGGTGCAGCATTTCGGAGGGCTGGGGTCATACGTGCAGAAACATTTGAGGCATTATTTGACTATGCCTCTGCTTTGGCGATGCAGCCTCTACCTAAAGGGAACCGTATCGCTGTTATTACCAACGCTGGTGGGCCGGGTATCATGGCGGCAGACGCGGTTGAAAACTCTGGACTGCAAGTAAAGCCTCTGGAAAGTTCAATTTCTACCGCCCTTAAACAAAAATTACCGCCAGCAGCAAGTGTTGCCAATCCAATTGATGTGCTTGGAGATGCAGACCCTGAACGATATGCTATGGCTCTCAATGCTGCTTTAGATGATGAAACTATCGATGCGGTAATTGTCATTTTGACACCGCAGGCTATGACACAGCCAGCTGAAACGGCTCGTGCCATTATTAGAAATTTACGTGGTAATAAACCTGTCCTTGCATCGTTTATGGGTGGTGCGGATGTTATGCCAGCACGAGATGAATTGGTTTCTGCAAACCTGCCAGATTATCCCTCGCCGGAACGTGCGGTATATGCTCTTAAAGCGATGTGCGATTATTCCGCATGGCGTCGAAGACCACCTCGAATTGTTATGCGTTTCCCAGTAAATCGGCGTCGGATTGAAAGAATTATCCGTCGTCAGATTCGTGAAGGAAAAACCTTTATTAACGAAGTTGACG
Above is a window of Candidatus Hydrogenedens sp. DNA encoding:
- a CDS encoding acetate--CoA ligase family protein, whose amino-acid sequence is MLDTLVRPKSIAVIGASRTPGKVGYSILQNLIDSGYEGKIVPVNPSADEILGLKCYKTLKELGTSIDLSIIVVPSKAVKSALEESQVAGAKSVCVITAGFKEIGPEGAQLEKEIAQFCKQNRMRLLGPNCLGIINTENKMNASFAKQMPRPGSISVISQSGALCTAILDWSVGRGVGLAKLISIGNKADISEIDLLQMLGEDEQTKVIACYLENIVRGEEFIKIAEQVASIKPVVILKVGTTQAGSRAASSHTGSLAGEDIAYGAAFRRAGVIRAETFEALFDYASALAMQPLPKGNRIAVITNAGGPGIMAADAVENSGLQVKPLESSISTALKQKLPPAASVANPIDVLGDADPERYAMALNAALDDETIDAVIVILTPQAMTQPAETARAIIRNLRGNKPVLASFMGGADVMPARDELVSANLPDYPSPERAVYALKAMCDYSAWRRRPPRIVMRFPVNRRRIERIIRRQIREGKTFINEVDAKEILRAYDFNVPPGALARTDEEAVTIADRIGYPVAMKIVSPDVIHKSDIGGVRIGLSNPAQVRDAFDLMILRVTRKIPNAKILGVYVEKMAKQGREVILGMHRDPQFGPMLMFGLGGIFVEVMKDVSFYLAPITEEEALQMLVGTRSYSLLKGTRGQSAVDIHAIAQALQKMSQLATEFPQIHEIDINPFIVGEVGTPPTVADARMILGGSNTKHEH